A part of Pantoea vagans genomic DNA contains:
- the araA gene encoding L-arabinose isomerase produces MEQSNSYSVWFVIGTQHLYGPETLRQVEQNARQVVEGLNQAGLPVRLELKPLVKSPDEALALCRDANYDKQCAGIITWLHTFSPAKMWIGGLSVLNKPLLQFHTQFNAEIPWDSMDMDFMNLNQTAHGGREFGFIGARMGLQHSVVTGHWKDSASQQRLGNWMRAALAKQASQQLKVARFGDNMREVAVTEGDKVAAQIQFGYSVNGWGVGDLVEVINGVSDGDVNALIDEYESLYRFTDVAASGGEKRQNVLDAARIELGLKRFLEAEGCHAFTTNFQTLHGMTQLPGLAVQRLMGQGYGFAGEGDWKTAALLRIFKVLAGDRKGGTSFMEDYTYHFSPGNDLVLGSHMLEVCPSIAIEEKPLIDVQFLGIGDKADPARMIFSTPAGRAVNASVIDMGDRFRLLVNVVDAIEQPKPLPKLPVARALWKAQPSLATASEAWILGGGAHHTVFSQALTLEDMYLYGEMNDIEVLVIDEHTTLPAFKDALRWNEAYYRLKR; encoded by the coding sequence ATGGAACAGTCAAACAGTTACAGCGTGTGGTTTGTCATCGGCACGCAGCACCTCTATGGGCCGGAGACGTTACGCCAGGTTGAACAGAATGCACGTCAGGTCGTTGAGGGGTTGAATCAGGCCGGTTTACCCGTGCGTCTGGAGCTGAAACCGCTGGTGAAGTCACCGGATGAAGCGCTGGCCCTGTGTCGCGACGCCAACTATGACAAGCAGTGCGCCGGGATCATTACCTGGCTGCATACTTTCTCTCCAGCAAAGATGTGGATTGGCGGCCTGAGCGTGCTAAATAAGCCGCTGCTGCAATTCCATACCCAGTTCAATGCGGAGATCCCGTGGGACAGCATGGACATGGACTTTATGAACCTGAACCAGACCGCGCACGGCGGCCGTGAGTTCGGTTTCATCGGCGCGCGCATGGGCCTGCAGCACAGCGTGGTGACCGGTCACTGGAAAGATAGCGCCAGTCAGCAGCGTCTGGGTAACTGGATGCGTGCAGCGCTGGCAAAACAGGCCAGCCAGCAGCTGAAAGTCGCCCGTTTTGGCGACAACATGCGTGAAGTGGCCGTGACCGAAGGCGATAAGGTTGCCGCACAGATTCAGTTCGGCTATTCAGTGAATGGCTGGGGTGTAGGCGATCTGGTTGAGGTGATCAATGGCGTCAGCGATGGCGACGTAAATGCGCTGATCGACGAGTACGAAAGCCTGTATCGCTTTACCGATGTTGCTGCATCTGGCGGCGAAAAACGTCAGAACGTGCTGGATGCCGCGCGCATTGAGCTGGGTCTGAAGCGTTTCCTGGAAGCGGAAGGCTGCCACGCTTTTACCACTAACTTCCAGACGCTGCACGGCATGACACAGTTGCCCGGTCTGGCGGTTCAGCGTCTGATGGGTCAGGGTTATGGCTTCGCCGGCGAAGGTGACTGGAAAACCGCTGCGCTGCTGCGCATTTTCAAAGTGCTGGCTGGCGACCGTAAAGGTGGCACCTCATTTATGGAGGATTACACCTATCACTTCTCACCGGGCAACGATCTGGTGCTGGGCTCGCACATGCTGGAAGTCTGTCCGTCGATCGCCATTGAAGAGAAGCCGTTGATTGATGTGCAGTTCCTCGGCATTGGCGATAAAGCCGACCCGGCGCGTATGATTTTCTCAACACCAGCGGGTCGCGCGGTTAACGCCAGCGTGATTGATATGGGTGACCGTTTCCGTCTGCTGGTTAACGTGGTGGATGCTATCGAGCAGCCAAAACCGCTGCCGAAGTTGCCGGTTGCTCGCGCACTGTGGAAAGCGCAGCCTTCACTGGCGACCGCTTCCGAAGCGTGGATTCTGGGCGGCGGTGCGCACCATACCGTGTTCAGTCAGGCGCTCACGCTTGAGGATATGTATCTGTACGGTGAGATGAACGATATCGAAGTGCTGGTGATTGATGAGCACACCACCTTGCCAGCGTTTAAAGATGCGCTGCGCTGGAATGAAGCGTATTACCGGTTGAAACGTTAA
- a CDS encoding GNAT family N-acetyltransferase, whose amino-acid sequence MQIADLNQHPDYASQTAQLLHTEWSHLPAWSDQPTLLTRLTKRNQTGSSEFTLVATSDGEKVIATCSVIRFELDDIAAREYWIGEVVTDKKFRGRGVAKALIQQAIARAKQQQIGELWLYTPDQQAYYQRSGWRAVEQRQVAGEDVTVMVLHLAQ is encoded by the coding sequence ATGCAAATTGCCGATCTGAACCAGCATCCCGACTACGCCTCACAAACTGCACAACTGCTGCATACAGAATGGTCACATCTCCCTGCATGGTCGGATCAGCCCACTCTCCTTACGCGTTTAACAAAACGGAATCAGACCGGCTCGTCGGAATTTACCCTCGTCGCCACATCGGACGGCGAAAAGGTTATCGCGACCTGTAGCGTCATCCGTTTTGAACTGGACGACATCGCGGCAAGGGAATACTGGATTGGCGAAGTGGTGACGGATAAAAAATTCCGGGGCCGGGGCGTGGCGAAAGCCTTGATCCAGCAGGCGATTGCCCGGGCAAAACAACAGCAGATTGGCGAGCTCTGGCTCTATACCCCCGATCAACAGGCATACTATCAGCGTTCAGGATGGCGGGCGGTGGAACAGCGGCAGGTAGCGGGTGAAGACGTCACGGTGATGGTGCTGCATCTGGCACAATAA